One Pseudonocardia sediminis DNA window includes the following coding sequences:
- a CDS encoding aminotransferase codes for MRLNPTIVRGIDSPMGAAQALLALRDDDRPVLNLSQAAPVYPPAPAVVERVVEVARDPDGGTYAPVPGVPALRQAFAEELTRDYAGSVDASDVVVTAGCNQAFSLVATALAGPGDEMITPLPSYFNHDMWLRMHGVAPKYLEPGPDLVPRAADAEALIGPRTRAIVLITPGNPSGVTIPPAEIEAFAHLARRHDLPLILDETYRSFRDDITTPAHRLFADPDWRRTVISLHSFSKELAIPGYRVGAVVGTPELTREVLKLMDCVAICAPRIGQEAAWAGLTRAGEWRAERVAEIAQRRAWLGDALASRPGGFEVVTLGGFFAWVRHPFTDRTCDDVVRELLFTHDTLVLPGTAFLPEDRRMLRISVGRVDADAAALLAERLTAFGR; via the coding sequence GTGCGACTCAACCCCACGATCGTCCGCGGCATCGACTCCCCGATGGGTGCCGCGCAGGCGTTGCTCGCATTGCGCGACGACGACCGGCCGGTCCTGAACCTCTCCCAGGCCGCCCCGGTCTACCCGCCCGCGCCCGCCGTCGTCGAGCGGGTCGTGGAGGTCGCCCGGGACCCCGACGGCGGGACGTACGCGCCGGTGCCCGGCGTCCCCGCCCTGCGTCAGGCCTTCGCCGAGGAACTGACACGGGACTACGCCGGTTCTGTGGACGCGTCCGACGTCGTCGTCACGGCGGGGTGCAACCAGGCGTTCAGCCTGGTCGCGACCGCCCTCGCCGGGCCGGGCGACGAGATGATCACGCCGCTGCCCTCCTACTTCAACCACGACATGTGGCTGCGGATGCACGGCGTCGCGCCAAAATACCTGGAGCCCGGCCCGGACCTCGTGCCCCGCGCCGCGGACGCCGAGGCCCTGATCGGCCCGCGCACCCGCGCGATCGTGCTGATCACACCGGGCAACCCGAGCGGCGTGACGATCCCGCCCGCGGAGATCGAGGCCTTCGCTCACCTGGCCCGCCGCCACGACCTGCCGCTGATCCTCGACGAGACCTACCGCTCGTTCCGGGACGACATCACCACGCCCGCGCATCGCCTGTTCGCCGACCCGGACTGGCGTCGGACCGTCATCAGCCTGCACTCGTTCTCGAAGGAGCTGGCGATTCCCGGCTACCGCGTCGGCGCGGTCGTCGGGACGCCGGAGCTGACCCGTGAGGTGCTCAAGCTGATGGACTGCGTCGCGATCTGCGCGCCGCGGATCGGTCAGGAGGCGGCATGGGCCGGCCTGACCCGGGCCGGGGAGTGGCGAGCCGAGCGGGTCGCCGAGATCGCACAGCGACGGGCGTGGCTGGGCGACGCGCTGGCGTCGCGTCCGGGCGGGTTCGAGGTCGTGACGCTCGGCGGGTTCTTCGCCTGGGTCCGGCACCCGTTCACCGACCGCACCTGCGACGACGTCGTGCGCGAGCTGCTGTTCACCCACGACACGCTCGTGCTGCCCGGCACGGCGTTCCTGCCCGAGGACCGCCGGATGCTGCGGATCAGCGTCGGTCGCGTCGACGCCGACGCGGCCGCGTTGCTGGCCGAACGCCTCACCGCGTTCGGCCGCTGA
- a CDS encoding aldo/keto reductase, producing MMFGAWGESDHDTSVGIIHHALDAGINFIDTADVYSQGESETIVGKALAGGRRDDVVLATKFHAPMDVAKGEQGGDPNQRGNSRRWIVTEVENSLRRLQTDWIDLYQVHRPERDTDVEETLSALTDLQRQGKIRAFGCSTFPAHEVVEAQWVSERRGLGRFVAEQPPYSLLTRGVEHDLLPVAERYGMGVLPWSPLGGGWLTGRYRKDAELPVSHRRQSMSTRGRSDMSLPGNQAKLDAVDEIVPPGVTITRNDEGYVPPALSDPFLRRRRTA from the coding sequence ATGATGTTCGGCGCGTGGGGCGAGTCCGACCACGACACCTCGGTCGGGATCATCCACCACGCCCTCGACGCGGGCATCAACTTCATCGACACCGCCGACGTCTACAGCCAGGGCGAGTCGGAGACCATCGTCGGGAAGGCGCTGGCCGGCGGGCGACGCGACGACGTCGTCCTGGCCACGAAGTTCCACGCGCCGATGGACGTCGCCAAGGGGGAGCAGGGCGGGGACCCGAACCAGCGTGGTAACTCCCGCCGCTGGATCGTGACGGAGGTCGAGAACAGCCTGCGCCGGCTGCAGACCGACTGGATCGACCTCTACCAGGTGCACCGCCCCGAGCGGGACACCGACGTCGAGGAGACGCTGTCCGCCCTGACCGACCTGCAGCGCCAGGGCAAGATCCGCGCGTTCGGGTGCTCGACGTTCCCGGCGCACGAGGTCGTCGAGGCTCAGTGGGTCTCCGAGCGACGGGGCCTGGGCCGGTTCGTCGCCGAGCAGCCGCCTTACTCGCTGCTCACCCGTGGCGTCGAGCACGACCTCCTGCCGGTCGCCGAGCGCTACGGGATGGGCGTGCTGCCGTGGAGCCCGCTGGGCGGGGGCTGGCTGACCGGTCGTTACCGCAAGGACGCCGAGCTGCCCGTCTCGCACCGCCGGCAGTCGATGTCCACGCGCGGACGGTCCGACATGTCGCTGCCGGGCAACCAGGCCAAGCTCGACGCCGTCGACGAGATCGTCCCGCCCGGCGTGACCATCACCCGGAACGACGAGGGGTACGTCCCGCCGGCCCTGTCCGACCCGTTCCTGCGCCGTCGCCGCACGGCGTAG